CAAATTGTTGACAGACGGTGGTGATCTGTTTAAAcaattgtttgtttttgttgctTTTTCTACATTTTTGACTCCTACAGCCAATAGGACTGTAGATTTACGATTGGCTAAGGCTTTGGAAGATCCTAAAATGATTCCCCAATACAATTGGTGTAAATACGTTCTTGACGTATTATGTGAGGAAACTGTGAAATTTAAAAATTGTCTATTGAAAGGCAAAGATCAAAAGACATTTGGAGGCTATGTTGTGTTTTTGCAACTTGTTTATTTTCAGAGGATTAAGTTTAGGAATTCCAGTAGTATTCCTGATCAATTACCTCTTATTCAGCATTGGACATCGAAGATGGTAACTGATCGGATTCATGCTGAAAATGCAAATATGAGTGCATTATATGGTTCTGGAATTGTGGAGAAGGAGAAGTatccaatttccaaaaaatttgtttttgttgatgGTCAAATAGATTTGAGACAAATAGAATCTATTTCCAAAGAAGGTGAACCTGACAGCAGTGGGAGAAGTGCTGAACAACCCTCTGTTGGCCGTCGACGTCCAAGTCGGCGTCCTAGGATTCTTCAGTTTGAGCTCCCTGATTCTCATCCTAGTGATGAAGAAATTCTCTCCAAAGCCACTGATGTAAGTTTACTTTATGGTTGATATATTTGTCATTATAAACTATAGTTATTTTTATATCCTATACTTATCTTTTATACAGTATAGTTATCATTATCTTTGTTTTAGTAATTGTAGATATattatagttatcttttatatactatagttatcATTTATGTTCTATAGTTATCTTTGATACACTAAGTTATCATTACTTTGTTTTAGTAATTGTATTATATACAATAAatactatagttatcttttatatactatagttactTAATATTTACTATAGTCAccttttatatactatagttaccttttatttactatagttatcttttattcactgtagttatcttttatatactatagttaccttttatatagttatatttatatactatagatactttttcttataatatttgttgtacttttaattaaattttcctAATATGTTCCATATTTAAATTTATGTATTTTGTTTTACAGAAGTTTCATGGTCAGTGGTTGTTGATGAGGAGAGATTTGGATGTCGTTTCGGCCATCCATGCTGACGAGCTGTTCAAAATACAGGCTTCGATGGCAGCACAGAGCCATGGTGATGATATTTTTGAGAATTCCACTTATCAAAAGATggttgatgagttggtggatttTCATCAAATGGTGAAGAATCTACCAAATGGTTGGGATGCTCTTTTTGATGATAGTAACAATTCTGTTGTTACCGTTGCCCCTCAACCTTCTGCTGTTGTTCCTGAGCCTGCAGTTTTGTCTACTGCTGCCGTTGTTGATCCAACAACATCTACTGAAGCAGTTGGTAATCCAGCTCAAGCTACCTCTCAAATATATGAAGTTCTTGATGATTTGAATGCCAAAATTAAAAGAACTAcagaggatgatgatgatgaaataGATGAATGTGAGCGCGTGTGGGCTGCATTCCAAAAATGCATCATTAACAAAAAGATGTATCCAATGTGGATGTGAGTGTCTATGGCATAGAGGAGAACGTGTTGTTCATGTCTCCGTTTATGATTGCATTTGAAGATTTAATGAGACATCTTCCAGCATTTGTTCAAGAAGTTGTGGATTTTGCTGCTTTGTCTGATGGAGAGGGTATTTTGACTGAGTAAGTTGAAGTTTTTTCATTTCataatttattgtttttctGTATATGTGTTATAGTAACTTTATATTTGATATAGTATCTCTATATTTGTTATAGTAACTTTATAATTTGATATAGTATCTTTATATTTGATATAGTTACCTATTATATACTATAGTTTCTTTCTATACTTTATAGTTTCCTTTTTATATTTTGTAGTTACCTTTTATACtttatagttatcttttatatatATTAGTTACCTTTTATACTGTATAGTTACCATTTGAATACTATAGTTACCTCTGTATTTTATAGTAACTTCATATACTATAGTTATATTTTGTATACTATAGTTTCTCTATACTTTATAGTTACCTTCTATATACTGTAGTACCCTTTTATTTACTATAGTATCCTTTTATATTCTattgttaatttttatttattatagtaatctTTATAATATTTCTGACCTAGttattgtttcttttttatgtttttcagtGATAAAGTTCTTGAATACAATCCGTTTATTGCGGTAGCAAGAGAGGACATGTGGACACTTCCTTCTACCTTTGATATTCTTTTGATTCATATTGAAGCTTGGGCTTTCTTATTGAatgaaaatgaaaggaattctgCTGGTTGTCCTCTAAAGCTGTTTTTAGGTGGCACATACTGTGtaagttatatttttaataatatagaatgttaataattttaatttttttggtctttgtttaatttttcttcTAATATTCATTTGCAGAAATATGTTGCTGCATTGATTGAGAAACCAGACGATGCAAAAGTTCTGTCTGAATTGTCTGTTTGTCTTTCTTATGGTGTGAAAGATGTTAATGCAGTTCAATCTTTGAAAGATTGTAATATGgtatgatttatattttctttatataactatattattttcttttttttgtctaCTTTTTGTAGTTGTAAtctgttgtttttcttttttatatagatttttgctcctgttcTGATTGAAGATCCGAAGCATTACTATCTTTTTGTGGTTAGTATGAAAGACAAAAGTGTCTATTTCATTGATAATATGCTTCTTGAACCCAAAGAGATTGAAAGAAGGAAGAAATCTTTTTCTGTCTTGGTAAGTTTTTATATAGTTACCTTATATTTATTGTAGTTACTTTATAAATTTTATAGTTACCCTTATACTAGTCTGAGTTTTTTAGAGGaactatatttttaaaaaggCTACTATGTTTtttaaacagtaactatgtttttaaaatagttactatcttttttagaaagtaattttaactttaaaacagtataAATAGTTAGTGTCTGATTTAATAGTATACCCTATGTGtactatagttactatattatatgaaaggttactatatggtgtgcaatagttactatactcTTTTAGAAATAATTATGTGTACAATATTTACTctatgattccaaaggttactatatgttgttaatagttattatatgattttaatggttactatatgattttaatagttAATCCTGTCCTTATTGAATACAAATACTTTGTTTTGTACAGTGTTCTCCATTGGAAAAACTATTGAAAGAGATGGATAACATTCATCATAAAGATATTAGAAGTTTCAGATTTATCCCAGTTGGTGGTAATTGGAAGCGAGGAGCTTATGACAAAGACTGTTGTGTTTATTTGATGATGTTTATGATGGTCTTTCATGGTGTTGAAACTATCCAAGATGGTGTTGGGATTTTTGACTTTGATCCCTTGGCAGATGTAAGTTTCtgtgtttaaattaattaatgttatttttattttctcatcatagttattgtttttttattatagttattgtttttattctaATAGTTTCTGTTCAAATATTTGCAGGAAGATTTCAGGAAGTTTCTCAGAGCTTGTTTGTGTAGCACCATTGTGTTGTCAAATTTGAATGTTTACAGGGATGAATTTCTGAAACAAATGGTTGCATTTAGGGGAAACAGGAAACAAGATGTTTTGGATGCCTTGATTAAACAAAGGGAAGAGTTGACGCAGAAATACATGAATGACCcttcaaaaattgaaattgttgcAAAAAATAGTTCAGCAAGGAAATCCAAATATGTTGAAACAGAAGATGAAGCTGAGACAGATGTCATTGTCGAAGAGAAAGGATGTGGCAAAGGCGGGAGACGCGCTAGAGGAGGCAAACGCGGTAAGGCACGTGGACGAGGTGCTTCACGTGGTTAATAATGATTGTTGGtgaaaaaacaatttaattttttgtgtTAGTGTATAGTCAAATTACTGTTTAGAAAATACAATTAATTCTagttttgatatagttactctaagtGATTTTTAATTGTTTGATATATGAAAGTAATTATGACTTTTACAGTATTTGTGTCATATTGTTCAATTACTAAGTACGAATATAGTTTCTATTTCAATGAAATAGTTacctttttaaaaatatagttactcttataAATTTGTAAGTTATATGATTGCATAACgaaagttactatattgtcaaaatagtaactatttttataaacagttactatatgtaaaGAAGGGTGACCACTAAATGTGAAGAGTTAGTATATATAAATAGTGAATAATTTGGTGTATAaatctaaatagttactatcttacAGATATAGTTATCTTTAataagatatagttactctcttttttatggtaatttattatttgatgaatatatagttactatattgtatGATATAGTAACTGTattgtattaagagttactatattgtcaaaatagtaactataaagagataattttcagaatagtaactattgtaTTAAGAGTTATATATTgtcaatatagtaactatattttataaagagataattttcagaatagtaactattgtattaagagttactatattgtcaatatagtaactattttataaagagttactatattgtcaaaatagtaactatattgtattaagagttactatattgtcaaaatagtaaactatattgtattaagagttactatattgtcaaaatagtaaactatattgtattaaaagttactatattttcagaatagtaatttataaagagttgctatattttcagaatagtaactatattgtataagaagttactatattgtcaaaattgcaactatattttataaagagttactatattttcagaatagtaactatattgtactaagagtaactatattgtcAAAACTATAATATAAAACAAGAACATCactaaaatagttgttctttaggtgtaaataattgaatatttggtgtcttggatccaaattctttgtgtttcttttttcctttctttgatGGCTGCTTGTAATTGTCATATTGACCCTTTATTCTCTTCTTACTCTTTCCTTTAGTATTAGCACGATCAGGATCAAGCACAATTGTTATTTCAGAATTAGTTGATTCTTCGTCTTGTGTTTGTCGTTGTGCTTCAGCTTTTGCCTTTTCTTGTTCTGCTATCTTTGCAgcttcttcttttgccttccttcttcttccttttttatgatttcatcaaCTTCTCCTCGATAAATTTTCTGGCCTTTGCTATCTTATGCCCTTTCAAAATTAAGTTATAGTATCTGTGGTATAAAGTTTAAGCATGAAGTCAAATATCTACTGTAATTGTAACTATATATGAAAATGAACtaatgtatattgaaaaattaccttctGATCATATGTAATCTCCAACCAGTAAAATTGTTGATTTCACCTTTCTCCCTTTTTATTGTATCAACCCTTTCCCATATCTGTTTCTTTGCATATCTAGTCCATCTTGTTGTTATGTAACGATCTGGAATTGTATTGATTGAATGTAAATGCAATattctcaaacaatggaagcacaACCATCCAGATTCTTCAAAGTTTTTGCATGTGCAAGTGACGGTTGAATCTTCCATTTTGTATTGAACTTCTTGCCTTGATCCTGTTAGATTATTTgcatataatataatattattcaAAAGAACATCTACTCCAAATATTAAATAAAGATTTATAGTTTTTTTACCTGTTATTCCTTCTATCCACACTTCAAAAAACACTGTTCTTCCAACACTTCCCTTGAACATTGTACTACTTGCCACAGAAAGCTTGAACTCTTCTTCAAAATCACGGAAAAGTGTTATCGTGTATACATTTGCTGCCTGTTTTAATATAGCACTCATACTTAGCTCTGAAGTAGGTATTCCCCTTGTACAGTCAAAGTCGTCTTTTTCTTCGATTTTTCTCCATCGATTTATTGTAGCTTGAAAAATACTATAGAACTCTGTTAATGTTGTAATTTTATTTGCTTTAAATCCAACAGCATGGTTTGTACTTTCACTCCTTTGTGAAGAAAGTATACcggcagaaaaaaaaatctttacttaaagctGTACACCATTTTTCTTTAAGACCATACAATCTGTTGAACCAGTCATCTTTTTCCAGCTTAAAAGTGTTGATCATAGATTTCCAAGTTTCTTCAAAATTATTTGGTGTTATACACCCACTTAAACACTTGTAGAATgcgtttttgaaatttttatcaGACTTCAATAAATCAAACCTATTGTTTGCATTTTTACTCAAGTGCCACAAGCATAACCTGTGTCTTGAAGAAGGAAAAACCCgaaaaacaataatgaatatatatagttccacaaaatagtaactatattttatgaagagttactatattttataaagaattactata
This sequence is a window from Spinacia oleracea cultivar Varoflay chromosome 1, BTI_SOV_V1, whole genome shotgun sequence. Protein-coding genes within it:
- the LOC130463518 gene encoding protein FAR1-RELATED SEQUENCE 9-like; translated protein: MSAILKQAANVYTITLFRDFEEEFKLSVASSTMFKGSVGRTVFFEVWIEGITGSRQEVQYKMEDSTVTCTCKNFEESGWLCFHCLRILHLHSINTIPDRYITTRWTRYAKKQIWERVDTIKREKGEINNFTGWRLHMIRRYYNLILKGHKIAKARKFIEEKLMKS